In the Sinorhizobium arboris LMG 14919 genome, one interval contains:
- the cckA gene encoding cell cycle histidine kinase CckA codes for MTKLRQADDYQMPVVDRGVRPGTILRIILLAIVLTASAAAFVVFKNQLENEIVLGILGVLAMVGIFFLVSSVIGFIEVMPQSRPDELARAFLDAHEDGTIVTDRKGRIIYANAAYGALTGNKSAAGIQSLETILSRNREATEAIYRLTNGLHEGKQGHEEFRLLKPLANAKLAGSGAHWYRLKARVLPLEDAGSNPLYLWQIADITAERDEQERFFKELQNAIDYLDHAPAGFFSAGRKGEIFYINATLADWLGIDLTKFQPGSVSIADLVAGEGLALVQSVQAEPGLKKTKILDLDLRKTSGQSLPVRLIHRVSSTRDGAPGESRTIVMSREGDDGDQSASNAAMRFTRFFNNTPMAIASVDGNGRILRTNAPFMKLFAGLVSQDEVERGAQIDAVVHQSERGRLQESLAAAKDRQSDIAPIDALHPKDEGRHFRFYVNAVIDQSDQAPEEAAIIYALEITEQKALENQMAQTQKMNAVGTLAGGIAHDFNNVLTAILLSADHLLLSARPADATFADLMEIKRNANRAAVLVRQLLAFSRKQTMRPTVLNLTDVIGDLRMLVDRMTGTNVKVEVDYGRDLWPVKTDLGQFEQVLLNLAVNARDAMPAGGIITLRTRNLPAGEVAALGRRELPEEDFVMVEVSDQGTGIPPEIMDKIFEPFFTTKDVGKGTGLGLSMVYGIVKQSGGYIYPESEIGSGTTFRILLPRHVDVPETREEDVHEAESAAPAKSEPVAVPMPRAEPADLTGDSAVVLLVEDEEAVRRGGKRMLETRGYTVYEAGSGVEALEIMDELDGAVDIVVSDVVMPEMDGPTLLRELRKKYPDLKFIFVSGYAEDAFARNLPADAKFGFLPKPFSLKQLAVAVREMLDS; via the coding sequence ATGACGAAATTGCGACAGGCAGATGACTACCAGATGCCGGTCGTCGACCGAGGCGTTCGTCCGGGAACCATCCTCAGGATCATTCTGCTTGCGATCGTCCTTACCGCGTCGGCAGCCGCTTTCGTCGTCTTCAAGAACCAGCTCGAAAACGAGATCGTGCTCGGCATTCTCGGCGTGCTGGCCATGGTGGGGATATTCTTCCTCGTTTCTTCCGTCATCGGCTTCATCGAAGTGATGCCGCAATCGCGGCCGGACGAATTGGCGCGCGCCTTCCTCGATGCGCACGAAGACGGGACGATCGTAACCGACCGCAAGGGACGCATCATCTATGCCAACGCCGCCTACGGCGCCCTGACCGGCAACAAGAGTGCGGCGGGCATTCAGTCGCTCGAAACGATCCTTTCTCGAAACCGCGAAGCGACCGAGGCTATCTACCGCCTGACCAACGGCCTGCATGAGGGCAAGCAGGGCCACGAGGAGTTCCGGCTGCTGAAGCCCCTGGCAAACGCCAAACTGGCCGGCTCCGGTGCCCATTGGTATCGCCTGAAGGCGCGGGTTCTTCCGCTCGAGGATGCCGGCAGCAATCCGCTCTACCTGTGGCAGATCGCCGACATCACGGCGGAGCGCGACGAGCAGGAGCGTTTCTTCAAGGAACTGCAGAACGCGATCGACTATCTCGACCACGCACCGGCGGGCTTCTTCTCCGCCGGGCGCAAGGGCGAGATCTTCTATATCAACGCGACGCTCGCCGATTGGCTCGGGATCGATCTGACCAAGTTCCAGCCCGGCTCCGTCAGTATTGCCGATCTCGTTGCGGGCGAGGGGCTGGCGCTCGTCCAATCGGTACAGGCAGAGCCAGGTCTCAAGAAGACCAAGATCCTGGACCTCGATCTCAGAAAGACAAGCGGCCAGAGCCTGCCGGTACGCCTCATTCATCGCGTCTCCTCCACACGCGACGGCGCGCCCGGCGAAAGCCGGACGATCGTGATGTCCCGGGAAGGCGACGATGGCGATCAGTCGGCGTCAAACGCGGCAATGCGGTTCACCCGCTTCTTCAACAACACACCCATGGCAATCGCCTCGGTGGATGGAAATGGGCGCATTCTCAGAACCAATGCACCGTTCATGAAGCTCTTCGCCGGGCTCGTTTCGCAGGACGAGGTCGAGCGCGGGGCTCAGATCGACGCTGTCGTGCACCAGTCCGAGCGAGGACGCCTGCAGGAATCGCTCGCCGCCGCGAAGGACCGGCAGAGCGATATCGCGCCGATCGACGCGCTTCATCCCAAGGATGAGGGGCGCCACTTCCGCTTCTATGTCAATGCAGTCATCGACCAGAGCGATCAGGCGCCCGAGGAGGCCGCGATCATCTATGCCCTGGAGATCACCGAGCAGAAGGCGCTCGAGAACCAGATGGCGCAGACGCAGAAGATGAATGCCGTCGGAACGCTTGCCGGCGGCATCGCCCATGATTTCAACAACGTGCTGACAGCGATCCTGCTTTCCGCCGACCATCTCCTGCTTTCGGCGCGGCCGGCGGATGCGACCTTCGCCGATCTCATGGAGATCAAGCGTAACGCCAACCGGGCCGCCGTTCTCGTGCGGCAATTGCTCGCCTTCTCGCGCAAGCAGACGATGCGGCCGACGGTGCTCAATCTCACCGACGTCATCGGCGACCTCAGGATGCTCGTCGACCGCATGACCGGCACCAATGTCAAGGTGGAGGTGGATTACGGCCGCGATCTCTGGCCAGTGAAGACCGACCTCGGCCAATTCGAACAGGTGCTCCTGAACCTCGCCGTCAATGCCCGAGATGCCATGCCTGCGGGTGGAATAATCACGCTTCGGACACGCAATCTGCCGGCGGGCGAAGTGGCGGCACTTGGGCGGCGCGAATTGCCCGAGGAAGACTTTGTCATGGTGGAGGTATCGGATCAGGGCACCGGTATTCCACCCGAGATCATGGACAAGATCTTCGAGCCTTTCTTCACCACGAAGGATGTCGGCAAGGGCACCGGGCTCGGCTTGTCGATGGTTTACGGCATCGTGAAACAGTCCGGCGGCTATATCTATCCCGAGTCGGAGATCGGTAGCGGAACGACTTTCCGGATCCTGCTGCCGCGGCACGTCGATGTTCCGGAGACGCGCGAAGAGGATGTGCACGAAGCTGAATCCGCGGCGCCGGCGAAGAGCGAACCGGTTGCGGTGCCCATGCCTCGAGCCGAGCCGGCCGACCTCACCGGGGATTCAGCGGTCGTGTTGCTGGTGGAGGACGAGGAAGCGGTCCGGCGCGGCGGCAAGCGCATGCTGGAGACGCGCGGCTATACGGTCTACGAAGCGGGATCGGGCGTGGAGGCGCTGGAGATCATGGACGAGCTCGACGGCGCCGTCGATATCGTCGTCTCCGACGTCGTGATGCCGGAAATGGACGGTCCGACGCTGCTGCGCGAACTGCGCAAGAAGTATCCGGACCTGAAGTTCATCTTCGTATCCGGCTATGCCGAGGATGCTTTTGCCCGCAATCTGCCGGCCGACGCGAAGTTCGGCTTCCTGCCGAAGCCATTCTCGCTGAAGCAGCTTGCCGTCGCCGTGCGCGAGATGCTCGACAGCTGA
- a CDS encoding flagellar biosynthetic protein FliO, with product MLETILGDNASRFLIAAGAVAIGLLCLAAVLRLMRNRPSSPFVRGGKNRQPRLAVLDAAAVDTRRRLVLVRRDDVEHLIMIGGPTDIVIESRIAPEGEVPNPANLQAEPEEKTTRTAMAEARPQPVSSPLPAEPAAEPVRQPSRPSEPPRAAARPEPPMRAVPDQHPPALGSPPPQQASRPSPAPHIPPVSAAMEPSDADFGTARNRAFAMEPPARDERPVPLAALEPVKAVPGQSLPPRSAAPEPAAEFERMLDAEISGDLQRLTPSVAPHSEIRPAAGGRQEPVLGSPSQNARKEPTIEEEMERMLADISVSRKL from the coding sequence ATGTTGGAAACAATCCTGGGGGACAACGCCAGCCGGTTCCTGATCGCCGCCGGAGCGGTTGCGATCGGCCTCTTGTGCCTGGCGGCCGTGCTTCGGCTCATGCGCAACAGACCTTCCTCTCCCTTCGTGCGCGGCGGCAAGAACAGACAGCCGCGGCTTGCGGTGCTCGATGCCGCCGCGGTCGACACGCGCCGACGCCTGGTGCTCGTCCGCCGCGACGACGTGGAACACCTGATCATGATCGGCGGCCCGACGGACATCGTGATCGAAAGCCGCATCGCGCCGGAGGGAGAAGTTCCGAATCCGGCCAATCTCCAGGCGGAACCGGAAGAAAAGACCACGCGCACCGCGATGGCGGAAGCGCGGCCACAGCCGGTTTCTTCCCCTCTCCCGGCGGAACCAGCCGCAGAACCCGTTCGGCAGCCTTCGCGTCCGAGCGAGCCGCCGCGGGCGGCCGCGCGTCCGGAGCCTCCGATGCGCGCCGTCCCTGATCAGCACCCCCCCGCGCTCGGTTCACCGCCGCCGCAGCAGGCTTCCAGGCCTTCACCTGCGCCCCACATTCCGCCGGTGTCCGCCGCCATGGAGCCGTCGGATGCTGACTTCGGCACGGCGCGTAACCGCGCGTTTGCGATGGAGCCACCTGCTCGCGACGAACGCCCCGTCCCGCTTGCGGCGCTTGAACCGGTGAAGGCCGTGCCGGGACAATCACTCCCGCCAAGGTCCGCCGCGCCGGAACCTGCCGCTGAATTCGAGCGCATGCTCGATGCGGAGATCAGCGGCGATCTCCAACGCCTGACGCCCTCTGTTGCGCCGCATTCGGAGATCAGGCCGGCCGCCGGCGGCCGCCAGGAGCCGGTACTCGGATCGCCTTCGCAGAACGCACGCAAGGAGCCGACGATCGAAGAGGAGATGGAAAGGATGCTCGCCGACATCTCCGTGAGCCGCAAATTGTAG
- the dksA gene encoding RNA polymerase-binding protein DksA: MSEKIDLSTYVLSEDEDFMNANHRAYFRAKLNAWKNDILREARETLDHLAEESANHPDLADRASSETDRAIELRARDRQRKLIAKIDAALQRLDEGTYGYCEETGEPIGLKRLDARPIATLSIEAQERHERREKVYRDE, translated from the coding sequence TTGAGTGAGAAGATCGATCTTAGTACCTATGTCCTTTCGGAGGACGAGGATTTTATGAATGCGAACCACCGGGCATACTTTCGTGCGAAGCTGAATGCCTGGAAAAACGACATCCTTCGCGAAGCCCGCGAGACACTGGACCACCTGGCGGAGGAGAGCGCCAACCATCCTGATCTCGCGGACCGCGCCTCATCCGAAACCGACCGGGCGATCGAGTTGCGCGCCCGGGACCGTCAGCGGAAGCTGATTGCCAAGATCGATGCCGCCTTGCAGCGGCTCGATGAAGGCACCTACGGCTACTGCGAGGAAACCGGCGAGCCCATCGGCCTGAAGCGCCTGGACGCCCGGCCGATCGCAACCCTCTCGATTGAGGCGCAGGAGCGTCACGAGCGTCGCGAGAAGGTCTACCGGGACGAATAG